The Lysobacter panacisoli genome includes a window with the following:
- a CDS encoding GNAT family N-acetyltransferase has protein sequence MNTIAPSPAHAGLRFRHATLTDIDALVALVESAYRGDASKQGWTTEADMLGGRRTGPDDIQACIDRSRSVILIAERRGANGDELIACAHVADEEGAGYFGMFSVQPTQQGGGVGKVVIAEAERLVREDWGLPAMRMTVIDIRDELIAFYERRGYRRTGIKKPFPYGDARFGEPKRDDLRFEVLEKAL, from the coding sequence ATGAACACGATCGCCCCTTCGCCCGCGCACGCCGGCCTCCGCTTCCGCCACGCCACCCTCACCGACATCGACGCGCTCGTCGCGCTGGTCGAGTCCGCCTATCGCGGCGACGCCAGCAAGCAGGGCTGGACCACCGAGGCCGACATGCTCGGCGGACGCCGCACCGGTCCGGACGACATCCAGGCCTGTATCGACCGATCGCGCAGCGTGATCCTGATCGCCGAACGCCGCGGTGCGAATGGCGACGAACTGATCGCCTGTGCACACGTTGCGGACGAAGAGGGCGCGGGCTACTTCGGCATGTTCTCGGTGCAGCCGACGCAGCAGGGCGGCGGCGTCGGCAAAGTCGTCATCGCCGAAGCCGAGCGCCTCGTTCGCGAAGACTGGGGCCTGCCGGCGATGCGCATGACCGTCATCGATATCCGCGACGAACTCATCGCGTTCTACGAGCGTCGCGGCTACCGTCGTACCGGCATCAAGAAGCCGTTCCCCTACGGCGACGCGCGCTTCGGCGAACCCAAACGCGACGACCTGCGCTTCGAGGTGCTGGAGAAGGCACTGTGA
- a CDS encoding cysteine desulfurase — MNLPASSTAAVDWARVRTDFPLLTREVHGKPLIYFDSANTGQKPESVIEAVDDFYRNHNANVSRAVHALGTEATDAYEGARAKLAKFFNVRGDELVLCSGTTFALNLVAYSWALPRLQPGDSIVLTRMEHHANIVPWQLVAQRTGATIKVAELNERGELDLAQLYSLLTPDVKLLSLTNVSNVLGTVNPVREICREARKRGIVTAVDGSQAAPHRPLDIAAIGCDFYAITGHKMSGPTGTGALWARREHLAAMPPFIGGGEMIKEVRFEGTVFNEPPHKFEAGTPNIAGFIGLGAAVDYLSALGMENIEAREQELLAHATEELSKVDGLRIFGQARDKAAVISFLVQGAHAHDLATLLDLEGVAIRSGHHCAHPLMQHFGVPATCRASLAFYNTHDEVDAFVAALRKVRKLLG, encoded by the coding sequence ATGAACCTCCCCGCTTCCTCCACCGCTGCCGTCGACTGGGCCCGCGTCCGCACCGACTTCCCGCTGCTCACGCGCGAAGTCCACGGCAAGCCGCTGATCTATTTCGATTCGGCCAACACCGGACAGAAACCGGAATCGGTGATCGAAGCGGTCGACGATTTCTATCGTAATCACAACGCCAACGTCAGTCGCGCCGTGCATGCGCTCGGCACCGAAGCGACCGACGCCTATGAAGGCGCGCGCGCGAAACTGGCGAAGTTCTTCAACGTGCGCGGCGACGAGCTGGTGCTGTGCAGCGGCACCACCTTCGCGCTGAACCTGGTCGCGTATTCGTGGGCGCTACCTCGCCTGCAGCCGGGCGATTCGATCGTGCTCACGCGCATGGAGCACCACGCCAACATCGTGCCGTGGCAGCTCGTCGCGCAGCGCACCGGCGCGACGATCAAGGTGGCCGAGCTCAACGAACGCGGCGAACTCGACCTGGCGCAGCTGTATTCGCTGCTCACGCCGGACGTGAAACTGCTCTCGCTGACCAACGTCTCCAACGTGCTGGGCACGGTGAATCCCGTGCGCGAGATCTGCCGCGAAGCACGCAAGCGCGGCATCGTCACCGCGGTGGACGGCTCGCAGGCCGCACCGCACCGCCCGCTCGACATCGCCGCGATCGGCTGCGATTTCTATGCGATCACCGGCCACAAGATGTCCGGCCCGACCGGCACCGGCGCGCTGTGGGCGCGTCGCGAGCACCTCGCCGCGATGCCGCCCTTCATCGGCGGTGGCGAGATGATCAAGGAAGTGCGTTTCGAAGGCACCGTGTTCAACGAGCCGCCGCACAAGTTCGAAGCGGGCACGCCGAACATCGCCGGCTTCATCGGCCTGGGCGCGGCGGTGGATTACCTGTCCGCGCTGGGCATGGAGAACATCGAGGCGCGCGAACAGGAACTGCTGGCGCACGCGACCGAGGAACTGTCGAAGGTCGATGGCCTGCGCATCTTCGGCCAGGCGCGCGACAAGGCGGCGGTGATCAGCTTCCTGGTCCAAGGCGCGCACGCGCACGACCTGGCGACGCTTCTCGACCTGGAAGGCGTGGCGATCCGCTCCGGCCACCATTGCGCGCATCCGCTCATGCAGCACTTCGGCGTACCCGCGACCTGCCGCGCGTCGCTGGCTTTCTACAACACCCATGACGAGGTCGATGCCTTCGTCGCGGCACTGCGCAAGGTGCGTAAACTGCTCGGATGA
- the sufD gene encoding Fe-S cluster assembly protein SufD has protein sequence MSALLDSFAAAFDSLPARDAAGLGDSRRAALDAVLRDGIPHARVEAWKYTPLRSLERRAFASPGAAPSFDTALLADIAGPRIVFVNGRFDAAHSDLAALPDGVRLLPLSQVLVDGEPRDANFLARRFDRADEIFARLNAALADDGVVLRADAGVQSSQPIHLVFIGATADGDRAWHLRHLVELRDGAALTLVEHCIGDGAHNHLANHLTHVHLGQAATLRHARVQDEATGATLMARTDAVLAKDAEYRRIDLELGAGLSRHELNVALHGQSARLHANGVLLASGKRHLDTRLGIDHVGRDSSCELTWRGMAAGRSKAAFHGGILIREGADGTAASLSNKNLLLSEGAEIDTQPVLEIHADEVQAAHGATVGQLDQTALFYLRSRGVPADQARALLTAAFCRETLAVMSADADLRRALEVRLDAALARLESA, from the coding sequence ATGAGCGCCCTGCTCGACTCCTTCGCGGCCGCTTTCGACTCGCTGCCCGCACGCGACGCCGCCGGGCTCGGCGACAGTCGCCGCGCAGCACTCGATGCCGTGCTGCGCGACGGCATCCCGCACGCGCGCGTGGAAGCGTGGAAGTACACGCCGCTGCGCTCGCTGGAACGACGCGCGTTCGCGTCTCCCGGCGCCGCGCCGTCGTTCGATACCGCCCTGCTCGCAGACATCGCCGGCCCGCGCATCGTCTTCGTCAATGGACGCTTCGACGCCGCGCACAGCGATCTGGCCGCACTCCCCGACGGCGTGCGCCTGCTGCCGCTCTCGCAGGTTCTGGTCGACGGCGAGCCGCGCGACGCCAACTTCCTCGCGCGCCGTTTCGATCGCGCCGATGAGATCTTCGCCCGCCTCAACGCCGCGCTCGCCGACGACGGCGTGGTGCTGCGCGCCGACGCCGGCGTGCAGTCGAGCCAGCCGATCCACCTGGTCTTCATCGGCGCGACGGCCGATGGCGATCGCGCATGGCATCTTCGCCACCTCGTCGAGCTGCGCGACGGCGCCGCGCTCACGCTCGTCGAGCACTGCATCGGCGACGGCGCGCACAACCATCTCGCCAACCACCTGACCCATGTGCATCTCGGTCAAGCCGCCACCCTGCGCCATGCGCGCGTACAGGACGAGGCCACGGGCGCGACGCTGATGGCGCGCACCGATGCGGTGCTGGCGAAGGATGCCGAGTACCGCCGCATCGACCTCGAACTCGGCGCTGGCCTGTCGCGGCACGAACTCAACGTCGCCCTGCACGGCCAGTCCGCGCGCCTGCACGCCAATGGCGTACTGCTCGCCAGCGGCAAGCGCCACCTCGACACGCGCCTGGGCATCGATCACGTCGGTCGTGACTCCTCGTGCGAACTGACCTGGCGCGGCATGGCGGCGGGCCGCTCCAAGGCCGCGTTCCACGGTGGCATCCTGATCCGCGAAGGCGCCGACGGCACCGCTGCTTCGCTGTCCAACAAGAACCTGCTGCTCAGCGAAGGCGCCGAGATCGACACCCAGCCGGTGCTCGAGATCCACGCCGACGAAGTACAGGCCGCGCACGGCGCGACTGTCGGCCAGCTCGACCAGACCGCGCTGTTCTACCTGCGCAGCCGTGGCGTTCCGGCCGACCAGGCGCGCGCCCTGCTGACCGCGGCGTTCTGTCGCGAAACGCTCGCCGTGATGTCCGCCGACGCGGACCTGCGCCGCGCGCTCGAAGTCCGTCTGGATGCCGCGCTGGCCCGACTGGAGTCCGCATGA
- the sufC gene encoding Fe-S cluster assembly ATPase SufC, whose translation MLKIENLHVSVAGKEILKGLSLELQPGQVHAVMGPNGAGKSTLGNVLAGREGYEVTAGTVTFEGGDLLALEPEERAATGVFLAFQYPVEIPGVNNTYFLRTALNAQRKARGEAELDSMQFLKLVRDKLAVLHLKDELLHRGVNEGFSGGEKKRNEIFQLALLEPKLAILDETDSGLDIDALKAVADGVNALRSQNRAFLVITHYQRLLDYIKPDVVHVLADGRIVETGGPELALELEAHGYAWVKDRIAPESA comes from the coding sequence ATGCTGAAGATCGAAAACCTCCACGTCTCCGTCGCCGGCAAGGAGATCCTCAAGGGCCTCTCGCTGGAGCTGCAACCCGGCCAGGTGCACGCCGTCATGGGTCCCAATGGCGCGGGCAAGTCCACGCTGGGCAACGTGCTCGCCGGACGCGAGGGCTATGAGGTCACCGCCGGCACCGTCACGTTCGAAGGCGGCGACCTGCTTGCGCTGGAACCGGAAGAGCGCGCCGCGACCGGCGTGTTCCTTGCGTTCCAGTACCCGGTCGAGATCCCGGGCGTGAACAACACCTACTTCCTGCGCACCGCGCTCAACGCGCAGCGCAAGGCGCGCGGCGAGGCGGAACTGGACTCGATGCAGTTCCTCAAGCTGGTGCGCGACAAGCTCGCCGTGCTGCACCTGAAGGACGAACTGCTGCATCGCGGCGTCAACGAAGGGTTCTCCGGCGGCGAGAAGAAGCGCAACGAGATCTTCCAGCTGGCGCTGCTCGAACCGAAGCTGGCGATCCTCGACGAAACCGACTCGGGCCTGGACATCGACGCGCTCAAGGCCGTCGCCGACGGCGTCAACGCGCTTCGCTCGCAGAACCGCGCGTTCCTCGTGATCACGCACTACCAGCGCCTGCTCGACTACATCAAGCCGGACGTGGTGCACGTGCTCGCTGACGGCCGCATCGTCGAGACCGGTGGCCCCGAACTGGCGCTGGAACTCGAGGCGCACGGCTACGCGTGGGTCAAGGATCGCATCGCACCGGAGTCGGCCTGA
- the sufB gene encoding Fe-S cluster assembly protein SufB produces MATEILENREIHEQLGRKYEAGFVTDIESDSLPPGLDEDIIRALSAKKDEPEWMTQWRLDAYRHFLTMPMPHWAKLNIAPIDLQALSYYSAPKAKYASLDEVPQELLDTYEKLGVPLHERAKLAGVAVDAVFDSVSVGTTFRKELAEKGIVFCSMSEAIREYPELVKKYLGSVVPTGDNYFAALNSAVFSDGSFVFIPKGVRCPMELSTYFRINAGHTGQFERTLIICEEKAYVSYLEGCTAPMRDENQLHAAVVELVALEDAEIKYSTVQNWYPGDENGVGGIYNFVTKRGECRGARSKISWTQVETGSAITWKYPSCVLLGDDSVGEFYSVALTHHRQQADTGTKMIHVGKRTKSKIISKGISAGRGQNTYRGLVKVLGNAEGARNHTQCDSLLIGKKCGAHTFPYIEVKHPSATVEHEATTSKISEDQLFYCRSRGIGEEDAVSMIVDGFCKSVFRELPMEFAVEAKKLLEVSLEGSVG; encoded by the coding sequence ATGGCCACCGAAATCCTAGAAAACCGCGAAATCCATGAACAGCTCGGGCGCAAGTACGAGGCCGGCTTCGTCACGGACATCGAATCCGACAGCCTCCCGCCCGGCCTCGACGAGGACATCATCCGTGCCCTGTCGGCCAAGAAGGACGAGCCGGAGTGGATGACGCAGTGGCGCCTCGATGCGTACCGGCACTTCCTGACCATGCCGATGCCGCACTGGGCCAAGCTCAACATCGCCCCGATCGACCTGCAGGCGCTGAGTTACTACTCCGCGCCGAAGGCCAAGTACGCCTCGCTCGATGAAGTCCCGCAGGAACTGCTGGATACCTACGAGAAGCTCGGCGTGCCGCTGCACGAGCGCGCCAAGCTGGCCGGCGTCGCGGTCGATGCGGTGTTCGATTCGGTCTCCGTCGGCACCACCTTCCGCAAGGAGCTGGCCGAGAAAGGCATCGTCTTCTGCTCGATGTCCGAAGCGATCCGCGAGTACCCCGAACTGGTGAAGAAGTACCTCGGCAGCGTCGTGCCGACCGGCGACAACTACTTCGCCGCGCTCAACTCGGCGGTGTTCTCCGACGGCAGCTTCGTGTTCATCCCGAAGGGCGTGCGCTGCCCGATGGAACTGAGCACCTACTTCCGCATCAACGCCGGCCATACCGGCCAGTTCGAGCGCACGCTGATCATCTGCGAGGAGAAGGCGTACGTCTCCTACCTGGAAGGCTGCACCGCGCCGATGCGCGACGAGAACCAGCTGCACGCGGCGGTCGTCGAACTGGTCGCGCTGGAAGACGCGGAGATCAAGTACTCGACGGTGCAGAACTGGTACCCGGGTGACGAGAATGGCGTCGGCGGCATCTACAACTTCGTGACCAAGCGTGGCGAATGCCGCGGCGCGCGCAGCAAGATCAGCTGGACGCAGGTCGAGACCGGTTCGGCGATCACCTGGAAGTACCCGTCGTGCGTGCTGCTCGGCGACGATTCGGTCGGCGAGTTCTATTCGGTAGCGCTCACCCACCACCGCCAGCAGGCCGACACCGGCACCAAGATGATCCACGTCGGCAAGCGCACCAAGAGCAAGATCATCAGCAAGGGCATCAGCGCCGGCCGCGGCCAGAACACCTACCGCGGCCTGGTGAAGGTGCTCGGCAACGCCGAGGGCGCGCGCAACCATACGCAGTGCGACAGCCTGCTGATCGGCAAGAAGTGCGGCGCGCACACGTTCCCGTACATCGAGGTCAAGCATCCCAGCGCGACTGTCGAGCACGAGGCGACGACCTCCAAGATCAGCGAGGACCAGCTGTTCTATTGCCGCTCGCGCGGCATCGGCGAAGAAGACGCGGTGTCGATGATCGTCGACGGCTTCTGCAAGAGCGTATTCCGCGAACTGCCGATGGAATTCGCGGTGGAAGCCAAGAAGCTGCTGGAAGTGAGCCTGGAAGGTTCGGTCGGCTGA
- a CDS encoding SUF system Fe-S cluster assembly regulator — MLRVTKLTDYATVVMTVLAHDPDAVLSASELAERAGLETTTVAKVLKPLAQAALVEGFRGANGGYRLARPADAIGLLEIVEAMEGPLGMTECSVHTGNCGIEQSCSVRANWRRINDVVIDALRGVTLAQMLLPPPPPGSPARRIDLHLAQA; from the coding sequence ATGCTCCGCGTCACCAAGCTCACCGACTACGCCACGGTCGTCATGACCGTCCTGGCCCACGATCCGGATGCCGTCCTCAGCGCATCCGAGTTGGCCGAGCGTGCGGGCCTTGAGACCACCACGGTCGCCAAGGTGCTCAAGCCGCTGGCGCAGGCCGCACTGGTGGAAGGCTTCCGCGGCGCCAACGGCGGCTACCGCCTGGCACGGCCGGCCGACGCGATCGGCCTGCTGGAGATCGTCGAGGCGATGGAAGGCCCGCTCGGCATGACCGAATGCAGCGTCCACACGGGCAATTGCGGCATCGAGCAGTCCTGCAGCGTCCGCGCCAACTGGCGACGCATCAACGACGTGGTGATCGATGCACTGCGCGGGGTCACCCTGGCGCAGATGCTCCTTCCCCCGCCCCCACCCGGATCACCGGCCCGGCGCATCGACCTGCACCTGGCCCAGGCATAA